The sequence TCAGCTCTGAACCCTTTCTGAAATTCATGTACATTTCTCCTTATTCAAATCAAGACATACTGTATCTGGACATTCATAAAGGAATCTAAGCTGTAGACTATTTAGTAAAAAATGATCTTCCATGAACATCTCTTCCTCCAAGCCTTGGAGGTCTCTGCTGAGAAACTGGACCCAGCTGGCCGTGACCCACCCAGGCTACATGGCCTTCCTCACCTACGACCAGGTCAAAGGCAGACTGGGCCACTACCTGCATCGTCCAGGAAGGTGAGCAGACCGCAGACCACAGCCCAAAGAGGGGCACTGTATTTCTGATACACAGTGGAACAttgccagctgtgtgtgtttttctccagCTACATCTACCGTCTAAGCTGCACACGCATGGGACAGTGGGCTATCGGTCATGTGACCAACAACAGAGGCATCATACAGACCATCCCAGAGAATACCCCTCTCTACGAAGCTCTCATCCAGGGCTTCAGAGAGGGCTGgtgagacagcacacacacacagcctaacacacatacacacagcctaacacacacacacgcacacacacacacacatatacacagcctaacactcacacacatctccactccTGTTCTAACGgcagaatgtgttttttttttacgcaGCTACCTCTACCCAGATGGGAGGGAATTGAATCCAGACCTCACCAGCCTGTGTGAACCTTCCCTGAGAAGCAGGGTCAAAGTTACAGAGGTGATAACAAGTGGTTGCCCACACTTTCACTATATCAACCATCAATGTTGTTGTATCATTTAGAATCCTCTAGGGGCTTACAACCTGCATGCGTTATGCAATTAGTAtcctgcgtgtctgtctgtctagactgtctgtctgggggtcagatggctgagaggttagaAAAATCGAGCTATtagtcagaaggttgtcggttcgattctTGACCATGCGATATGACGTGTcattgggcaagacacttcaccctgcttgcctcggggggaatgtccatgtacttcctgtaagtcgctctggataagaaccattgataaatgactaaatgtaattgtctgtctctctctctcatcatcattCTCTCCTCTTCAGGAACAATATGAGATCTACTGTGACATGGGGAGCACGTTCCAGCTGTGTAAGatctgcacagagagagacaaggacacTCGCATTCAACCCTGCGGGCACCTCCTCTGCCAAATCTGCCTCAGAGGCTGGCAGGTACGCCAGCCGGATAagtcacaacaacaaacacatcaaCTTTTTTCAAGATTCACCCACCCATTGAGTCCTGTGATGCATACTGCCATCAAACTCAAACTGTGCCACACCCAAACTCACCCAACTGTGAGTTACTGTAATGGTACTCTCGTTTGCAACACCCAAAGCGCTTATGATTTACAAGTGCCGTGGCTTTGGAAGTTCTATTACTGTATTatgtctgcagtagaacttgAGATGTTGCTGCAGAGATATGAAGACCTTTTCACTGCGCAGTGAAAGAGTTGTTGCCAGGCAGCATTGTAGTGTTCCTGAGCTTAAAGACAGATCTGGGCACCGTCTCTAATATGTGGCTtgagacttcctgtgtgtgctgAGCCACACATCCTTCTCACACAGAGCTGTCACAGTTCACCGTTGTGACACTCACCGCTACAGTTTCCACCGGGTagccaggtcacacacacacacacacacatcaagacacACTTTAGTACACACTCTCTATGATCAAGGGACACAGCAAGAAGGTTACCGACATCCACTTACtttgtagaaagagagagagagagagagagagagagagagagagagagagagagagagagagatgaacaaTGTGAATGGATGCAGATACACAATTGGATATGCTTCACTATGTCTTAACCACAAATAAATCAGTTGACTTACTGTAAAGGATCTTATTATGCAAATTGCTCACATACAGCACGCACACGCTAATCCACGCACATTTCTTGTAGTAAGCaggtgtggacgtgtgtgtttgctcgTGCGCGTGAGTGCGTGCGTAATGGCTCTTCCTGTTGCAGAAGTCCGATGGCCACACCTGTCCGTACTGCCGTTGTGACATCAGAGGAATGGAATCCATATTGGTCGAGCCCTACCTGCCCAGTGGAGGCgtcgaggaagaggaggaggaagatgacttCGAGGATGTGGAGCTGGTGATGAGACAGCTAGCCGCAATGAAAAGGGTACGCCcacgtgagagtgtgtgcttaTCTGACCCCTCGCTTTCAGTCTCAGCCTCGGCCTGTTCTTTCTGGGCTGACACCCTCTCTCGTCAGAACTGTGCATTCCCCCCAGACAACCTGATCTCACCTGTTCTTCCAGATGTCTAGTGAGGGCTACCAGGTCCccgtctctcacctctctccgcctctcctgccccccaaaCTGAGCGTATCCTCACCCGGGCCCTCATCACGCTCTGAGTCATGCCACCATGTGGCGGACACACCTGTGAAACATGCACACTCATGCTTCGTGAGTCTACATGCATGCTCgccaactgtttttttttacgttttacATTCTGTCACATGATGTCTAAGTGGTTCTGGTTTTCTCAaaaatgtctgtgtgtctcctaCAGTCCCACAGTCATGGATTGACAGGCAGAGACCTGACACATCCCAACAGTGCCACCATCAGGTAAGAGAGGGTATGAGGGTCAACAAAGTTCATACAAAAAGCAAagcacttacatttagtcatttggcagacgctcttatccagagtgacttacagttagtacagggacattccccgagacaagtaaggtgaagtgctttgcccaaggacacaacgtcacttgacacggccgggaatcgaattgtcgaccttctgattaccagcccgatcccctaaccgcttagccacctgactcctttcAATTATTGCATTAAGTAGTTGTAACGTGATGAGTTGTGTAAAGATAGACTTGAGAGAGTTGCTGCTTGCATGTCGGCAGTGGCCTAAAGGTGTTTAATAattttttaattaaattaaatcaTTGAAAGATTTCTTGAAAGGTTTGTTCTAAAcactgtttgtttatttatttattattattgttattgatCCTGGTAAATTGAGTAAAAACATGTtctcaagcacaaacacacctgaAGGGAAAACTGTAGACACTTCCTGGTTGAACTTAATGGACAGCTCATCCacatcctgtctcctccccttcaGATGCCAGTTGGAGGAGCTCACTAACAGCGAGGAGGACAATTCCTGGGGGGCTCAACAGCCTCGGTCACACACCTCATCTAACAGGTCAGCATTGCCTGTCTCCAGTGTGGAGGAGTCCATCTCACTGCCAGCCCAGCTGCCCTCCTCGTTTACGACCAGTGGAGAGGGTGAGTAGGAGAGGCCAGACAACAGCAAGTGGCTACATTCAATACTTCAATACAATCTTTTTTGTTAAATAAAAAGTCAGAAATGAGCTGGCTTGCATAGCAGCTTTGGAGAGCTAGATGGACGGAAGGTTGCGTTACTGTCACCTTTGTAGACCTTTCATCTCTTCACGTCTTTCCATGACACCTTGTGTTTCCATGACACCTTGTGTTACCATGACACCTTGTGTTTCCATGACACCTTGTGTTAACCATAAAGGGGACCCCAAAACTCCCTTAAAtctgcttctctcctctccgtcgcctccttctctccctccctccaggcggAGCAGTCTGGAATGGGCCTTCTAtcccacagaagaagaaagggaggcTAAATGAGAGGGGTGCGAGGACAGCTGAGCACAGGATGAAAGGCCAcgagcagagagagatggagagaaccATGTCATCCTGATGGAGGTTGAGAATACCAACATCAGCTGAGCTTGGGGAAGAACTCAACCAGACCTCGGTGGGAATCAGTGATAGAAGTGGAATGAGGATGCAAAATATGATGTGTTTTTCAAGTGTGGAATTATGTAAATGTGGATATTTTAATAGGAATTGTAAGCTGCCTTTCTATGAATACTTATGACTTTGGAAACATACTACCTCATTGTTGTCCCATAATTAAACCAACTGACATCATTGACTTTTCATGACCGACTACAATGTGGGGGCCGGGCCCTTCATACCTAGATAAAGAATATTATGTTTGTCCAAGAGGAATAAAATCTGTCTAACTCAAAGCTTTTGGGTCCTCTTACCATGTACAGTATATGGAATATCTATTTAAGGGTATGAATCTTTAAAACGATTTTGAAACAGCTCTGTAATTAAGTCAACACACAGATGCATTGTGGGGAAAGGTGAAGTTTTTATCCAGTGTTTTacaaaggagagagaatgagacggCAGACAATGGTTTAGAAAGACTGAAAGAGTGGGGGTagagatgaagggatggaggggagaggaagggagggaaagggaggggagggagagggagggagggagggaaggggaaaggagggagggagggagggaaggaagaaaggaggcagggaggacacCCCAAAAGAAGGCCATCTATCTGCATTATGGATTGGCCTCCATGTTGTCTCTGATCCAGTGGACGAACTCGCACACCTTGACGTAGACTCCAGGGGACCCGGCCTCCGCACAGCCCCGGCCCCAGGACACCAGGCCATGAAGCTCCCCTTGACACACCAGAGGACTGCCTGAATCCCCctgggtgtgggagagagaaacaccaGCGGGTCAGCCAGGGTGAGGCgacagaggaggaggtgcatgtgtgtgtggggggtggggatgggtGAGGATATGGGACGGAGtttgaaggagaggaagagttcACAACAGCGTTGGGgaagacacaggaacacaggaaATGAATTTTCAAATGATTGTCACGTCCGACAGTTgaatgtgaagtgtgtgtgtccgtggcaGGGGACTTACGTTGCACACGTCCCTGCCTCCGTCCATGAATCCTACACACATCATCCTCTGTGTGATCATGCCGGGGTACGACTCATCACACAACTTCCCATCCACTATGGGCACGTCCAAACACTGCAGGCGTGTGGGAAGGTTTACTGGACACAGACAAGGAGAATGGCTCTTAAACACTGATTCACCTCAACATTTTTAAGTGTTTTGATCCAAATGGGAGTAAAATGCTATTGATTCCTATGCTATGGACTGCAATGCTTCCTGAATGCTGCAATGTTTCATCATTCCAAAGTTTGTTCATGTGTGTATCAGTGAAGACTACGTAGCGTCTGGCTTGACCTCTACTCCTCTCACCCTCGCCGCCCATGGCGGTGTTGCCCCAGCCAGACACAGAACAGCGGATGCCCCCGTATGGACACCCGCTGGGCAGGGGAACAGGCTTCACTGCCTCAGTGATCTGCACCGGGTGGAACAGCTTGATCAGCATGATGTCATAGTCCAGAGTCTGGTAGTCATAGCTACAGGAACAGGAGCGAGGTGACATGGATTCGGGGATTCATTCAAACACTCGTGTCAACGTTAAGAAGTGGAGTTTTGTCTACCTCTGTGCACACTCGCCACCGTGTAACCACAGTAACGGGTGAAGCTCACCTTTGGTGCCAGATGATGTTTTCGGTCTTCATGAGCTGCTCGGTGCCCTCAAACACTCGCAGGTCGTGTTCACCAAGAATGATCTGCATGCTATaggggctgaggagaggggagaggggggaaagtggagggagagagaggaagagagagttttagaaagagagagagagacacagagagagagagagagagagagagagagagagagagagagagagaggggtgaacgAGGCAAGTTAAAATCCCTCTCATCTTCAAGGACACTGCTCGTACTCACTTGTACCAGCAGTGGGCGACAGAGAGCACCCACTGCTCGCTGATGAGTACTGCTCCACAGAAGTGGTAACCGTAGTTCAGGGATGCCATATATGGCCTGGAGTTAGGTTCACATTCCTGCCCACCAATGATCCTGCCATCTTCACGGGGCACTGCcactaagagagacagagaatgtaAGACAGACACAATAGGAAAGTTATGAAGTCATAAATATGGCTGATGAAGTCTGCAtgtagaaatgtgtgtgtctatttacCAGCAGATCCTACCAGCATTATCAGAGCAAACAGTTTCATGGTGTCCAGAGAGCGTCCAGATATCAGTGATATCCCAAAACAGTCCGGTTGGTATTTATACCTAGCGCCCTGCTCTTCACCCCCCAACCTTCCCTTCAgcctttcctccctccacctttcCCTGCGCAGTCTGCCAGGACACAcacctgtgtcacacacacacagacctggtcAAGGACGATACACTTTACACAACTCACACTCGGACACATCAGTGGAAATGAAGTTGGAGCTTATGAAGTTTCTAAGCAGCCGTCTAACAGCAATCCAGATTTGAACGGAACTCAGATATATTTCATTGGTATTTCTTACCATTTAGTTTGTATGTAGGTATTTTGGGGTGGCGACAGGGGATAGGGATGTGGGGTCAAGGaattcaggggggggggggggggggggaattatgTTTTTTGCCACCAAAGATTTGGGCATGAAACCACCATGCCTACAAGGTGTGAGAAAAAGAACACCTGGAGTCAAAAAAAAGAATTGCTgcaaaacatgtttgttttggCCTCTGCAAGAGGTCATTGGAAACCTCACATATTACTTGGGTATTATGAATTATGCTGAAAAGTACAAAAACCAACAACACTAACCTAGAAATGGATATTACCAATAAACTGGGTTAAACGGTTCATTGATAATAGTAAGTTAAGTTTAAGTGACTAACAGTTAAAATCTCTTTGTGGCAGGCTGGTAGCACTACAAAAAAAGGATAAAGCTATGAGACAGTAAACAAACCTCACATTCAAAAGGTTGGCTGCTCACTGTCGGTTGATAAAAGACAGTTACAAACCGTCAATGTGGAGTCTCTTTGTAAACGTTTAAAAGTTGCACATAAGATTTCCTCCATGTTTCAGACTAGGCCTTTTATCTTGGTATCCATTTACCAAGGTCAATTTGAGACTTGGCactgggagaggggagagggagggaggcaggtgggagggagggggtagggggtttGTGGGCATGGAGCGAGGGGATGgcgaggaggggtgagggagaagggACAAGGAGGGGCGTAAAGTTAAACTGATAAAGGACGGATGTATAAAAGTGAAGCAGAAAAGAGTGCCCAGGTCCACTTTGGGTGAAAAGAATACTCGACGTGTCAACCGCAGCATGATTGGCTTGATTGTACTTGCACTCTTGGGTGCTGCAGGtaaaacacactctctcactcaaaggcagacacacacacacacacaaaccttgccTGCAGAAGCAGCAGGTGAAAACATGCGATGCGATTAAGGATGCTAATATCACACACAGTGAGAACAATTATCGTCTCTATTTGTTTTATATACATCACAGCATGCCCCTCACAAATGTGTCTTTCATTTCAGTTTCTACTTCACGTTTCCCTTTCTTATGTACCTCCATCttttcctgtctgcctccctgcctctctgcctccctgcctttcAGCCTCAGTCCCCCTGAACGACAGGATCGTGGGGGGGTATGAGTGCGAGGCTCACTCTCAGCCCTGGCAGGCGTCTCTAAACATCGGCTACCACTTCTGTGGAGCCTCACTCATCAACGACCAGTGGATCATATCTGCTGCCCACTGCTGGATAAAGTGAGTACTATTGGGACAGAGATGTCTCGAAAATATTTGGGCACAGgtagcctttctctctctctctctctctctctctctctctctctctctctctctctctctctctctctctctctctctctctctctctctctctctctctctctgtctgtctctaactCCATCTCCCTTTCCCTCACTTTACATATCCTCTGTTTTATTCAATGTTCTCCCTatgtccatctctccttcttccccacTCCCCTTCTTCTCTCAGTCCGTTTGCGCAAATCGCCATCCTGGGGGACCATCACATATGGCAACATGAGGGAACTGAACAGTACATGTCTGTGGATGCCATCTACTGGCACCAAAGCTACGACTACCAGACCATGGACCATGACATCATGCTGATGAAGCTGGCCCACCCAGTTACCTTCAACAAGTTTGTCCAGCCCATCGCCCTGCCCATGGCTTGTCCTAAGGCAGGGGaaatgtgtgtggtgtctggttGGGGCAACATCTATACAGATTCTGGTATGTCGAGAGATTGGATAGGCCAAGGCAAGGCTTGGCAAGGCTAAACTAGGCTATGCTGGGCTATTAAGCAATAGTGTGGTCTTGAATTGAATGTTTACATTGAAAGGCTTTATTCTTAAATTGATGCATTCTTTTCATTCACCCGATgacgtttctctctccctcctcatcactTTCCACCAACTGCTTCTTTTCTGGCTAGTGTTCAATCCGTTTAACCTGCAGTGTGTGGACGTCCCTATTGTGTCGAAGGAGGACTGTGACATCAACTACCCCGGTCAGATCTCAGACACCATGCTGTGCGCCGGCTACCCAGAGGGGGGCAAAGACGCCTGTCAGGTAGGTGACATACACCTTTGCCACCTACGGTCGAATCTGTTGTGTGCCATATAGTACAGGCACCCGACCCATGAAGATAAATTGACAATTCACAGGTGATCATAATGTGCATAAAGTAGCAAAAGAATCAAAGGACTGTTAGTGTAAGGTTTAAATCTTTCATGTttactctcctcttccccttcctcttccttttcTTACATAATTCCTGTCTCACTATCCTCCAACCCTCCaaccttcatccctccatccctcctacctccctacctccatccctccatccatcttaccttcatccctcctacctccatccctccatccctccatccctccatccctccatccctccatccctcctatcttcatccctccatccctcctacctccctacctccatccctccatccctccatccatcttaccttcatccctcctacctccatccctccatccctccatccctccatccctccatccctccatcccttcatccctcctacctccatccctccatccctccatccctccatccctccatccctccatccctccatccctcctaccTTCATCCCTCCCACTTTGTGTTGTTCTCCTATCCTCCTGCCAGCGTGACTCTGGAGGCCCCCTTGTATGCAATGGTGAATTGCAGGGCATCGTGTCGTGGGGCTATGGCTGTGCCCAGCCTGACTACCCCGGGGTGTACACCAAGGTCTGCGCCCTGCTGCCATGGATCAACGAGATCCTCACTAGCTACTAGACTGTACCTTTCCCATCACAGAACATGGATAGACAGAAAAAAAGgggagataaacagagagagaaagagagagacagagagagagagagagagagagagagagagagagagagagagagagagagagagagagagagagagaagagagagagagagagagagagagagagagagagagagagagagagagagagagagagagagagagagagagagagagagagaatgggtggGGGGATTTTTATCCCATATTTAGGGATATATATCTGAGGAACTCCAGGTCAATAAAACAACAGTTTTTTGACTCAGTTTATGTCTGCATAAATTTTTTCAGAAAAAACCTTTTCAACCGTTCAACTGAAACTGCCTCATTTAAGAATAAcattatacatactgtatatgaaaTAATTTTCTCAATCCATGAAACGACCAGTGCAGTCACACAGTCCAATACACTCAGCCCACCATGTGTAACGTGTTCATCTGGGATTGGGACCCCAAACTTTAAAGCCAATAAGTACCTGAAAGACGCCCACTTTGACTGTTAAGACTTCTTTGTTATCATCGGAACAGTGAGGTTCAAAGAAAATGCCATCATGCTGGCCAAGGAGATCAAGAAgatgaaaaatatgttttactttGTACGGACATTTTTAACATCACAGTTATAgtagaaaaaaaatatgttataaAACCTTGgattcaaaacatttttttttttttactgaatatTACTGAATTATTAAAATACTATTTACATTACAAATCATTTAATTTTAAAGTAAAACAAGTCTGAAATATAGAGTAACAATCTCTTTCATATATTGGTTATCTGACGTCTGTTGAAGAGGTAAGCTATATCTTTGTGTTCTGCATTTTTTCTTATTTGTATACAGTCAAACTTTTACACTCAATTGGATTtcgatttgttttcaaattgtctAGGAGTTAAGTTTCGGTTTCTAGACATCTCTCTGCTCAGTTTTTCTGATAGGCCTACTTCTGTACACAGATTAAAATTAATACCCAAAAATGTATCAGTGTTTGCATGTAAAAATAATTGTTTATCTTCATAAAACTGCCTGTGACCTTAATGTGTTAcgatgtgttttgtgtgtgtagctaCATGTTGGAAGGGTGCTGTCTTTTCTGAGGGGTTTGGGTTATTTATAGGTGCTGATCTGTGTAGCCATCTGTGGCGCTGCTCAAAGAAAGCaagattgtattttatttaattttcaATGCTGTGTGTAATCGGTCAAATTCAGTTTGCAATTGGATTATATTTAAATATCTGAGACTTTCAGGTGTAGTGTTGAAATAACTGTCATTTTTGCAgtcttcctttttctcttcaAACTGTagcgtaaggggtcccattatcgtccacctggctctcgacgctcgttagaaaTTTGGGAGCCCCTAACTCTACATTCTAACAGTGTTGCACATTCTTTAGCATGCTTCATACTACATCTGGCTTTGTCACTTTTCGAGTGCCAACAATATTGTATTGTGCCAACAATACTATCAGGAAACAGAAACAGTAACCATTACAGATATTATGTGATGATTGTGTAGTTTATGTAAACCGTTTTGTACAGAATGTCAACAAATACTTGCATGTTCAGATAAAACCACATTTCGAAGTTTAGTTGCAAATGATAAAACCTTTTCATCTTGTACACATATAGTCCTAGATGAACTTAATTATACATGAAAATACACATTTTAGTCCAATAAATCAAGTTAACTATCAATATACGTCAAATTTACATAATTAACTATTCTGTCACTTGCCTCTGTTTTATGTTGTGTAACAAAAAGTTACAATGGAGTTATTTAATACAGTTACAAAATAGGGCAAAGTGGCATAGATTGAATAAGAGCTGTCCTCTTATGCTCTGACAGGTTCTCCATCAGTGAATCAATTAGTTTCCGAAAATCATACTTTTCAAGCTCAAATGAAGAGATTAGGTAAACATCCACATTGCCTATGCAGCTCAAGTTGTCCTGACAGCACAATCGGATCTTGTTGAGGACATCCTCCTCGTTGAAGTTTTTTTTCCTGGACTCTGCACTGATGTCGTGATCGATCTTCGAACGTACAAAGTAGAacatcttcatcctcttcttGATTTCTTTGGCCAGCTTGAGGTCATTCTCTTTGAACCTCACTGCTCCGATGAAAATAAAAAAGTCATAAATATCAAAGTTAACGTCTCTCAAATAGTTTTTGACTCTGAATTTTGGGGTCGCAGTGCCTGGCAGGTCCCATATGAACACGTTAGacatggaggggtgggggtatcTCCTGGGTCTCTTGATGATTTCAGTCACCCCAGTTTCTGCGGATCCCGGTTCCTCATCCGCGATCCCCAGAAGGGCATTGACGAAAGTAGATTTTCCTACTCCGCTCTCACCTGTCACAGCAATGTTTATAGTTACATCCTCCGTCGAGTTCTGTTCCTTTCTTGTTTTATCTGCAATCTCCTCTACTTTGGCCCTAAGATAGTTCCTCAACTCCTCTTTCATGACCCGAGGTTCCTCATTTACTGCAGCCATGGTGATCCTAACAATTAACTGTGTGGAAAGAAATTCAGTGTTGGACATAAATATGGAA comes from Hypomesus transpacificus isolate Combined female chromosome 2, fHypTra1, whole genome shotgun sequence and encodes:
- the cblc gene encoding E3 ubiquitin-protein ligase CBL-C, encoding MATVESESGSSQPSSSSDRQLVNKALKRLDKLNGLCTNPRLALRNSPPYLPELVSETSTLLSQIWEPYRGTAGAGATGGQESLGDETDYLRVHVRQLLDKTDRAILLFKEGRDKMFVETSNYRRNLTKLSLLFSHMLWELRALFPGGRFQGNTYRLTKTEAGEFWRRAFGNKCIVPWSSFKQQLRGVHPFEEGMEAMALKSTVDLTCNDHVSVFEFDIFTRLFQPWRSLLRNWTQLAVTHPGYMAFLTYDQVKGRLGHYLHRPGSYIYRLSCTRMGQWAIGHVTNNRGIIQTIPENTPLYEALIQGFREGCYLYPDGRELNPDLTSLCEPSLRSRVKVTEEQYEIYCDMGSTFQLCKICTERDKDTRIQPCGHLLCQICLRGWQKSDGHTCPYCRCDIRGMESILVEPYLPSGGVEEEEEEDDFEDVELVMRQLAAMKRMSSEGYQVPVSHLSPPLLPPKLSVSSPGPSSRSESCHHVADTPVKHAHSCFSHSHGLTGRDLTHPNSATIRCQLEELTNSEEDNSWGAQQPRSHTSSNRSALPVSSVEESISLPAQLPSSFTTSGEGGAVWNGPSIPQKKKGRLNERGARTAEHRMKGHEQREMERTMSS
- the LOC124480840 gene encoding trypsin-like gives rise to the protein MKLFALIMLVGSAVAVPREDGRIIGGQECEPNSRPYMASLNYGYHFCGAVLISEQWVLSVAHCWYNPYSMQIILGEHDLRVFEGTEQLMKTENIIWHQSYDYQTLDYDIMLIKLFHPVQITEAVKPVPLPSGCPYGGIRCSVSGWGNTAMGGEVNLPTRLQCLDVPIVDGKLCDESYPGMITQRMMCVGFMDGGRDVCNGDSGSPLVCQGELHGLVSWGRGCAEAGSPGVYVKVCEFVHWIRDNMEANP
- the LOC124480851 gene encoding anionic trypsin-1-like, whose translation is MIGLIVLALLGAAASVPLNDRIVGGYECEAHSQPWQASLNIGYHFCGASLINDQWIISAAHCWINPFAQIAILGDHHIWQHEGTEQYMSVDAIYWHQSYDYQTMDHDIMLMKLAHPVTFNKFVQPIALPMACPKAGEMCVVSGWGNIYTDSVFNPFNLQCVDVPIVSKEDCDINYPGQISDTMLCAGYPEGGKDACQRDSGGPLVCNGELQGIVSWGYGCAQPDYPGVYTKVCALLPWINEILTSY
- the LOC124480905 gene encoding T-cell-specific guanine nucleotide triphosphate-binding protein 2-like, which encodes MAAVNEEPRVMKEELRNYLRAKVEEIADKTRKEQNSTEDVTINIAVTGESGVGKSTFVNALLGIADEEPGSAETGVTEIIKRPRRYPHPSMSNVFIWDLPGTATPKFRVKNYLRDVNFDIYDFFIFIGAVRFKENDLKLAKEIKKRMKMFYFVRSKIDHDISAESRKKNFNEEDVLNKIRLCCQDNLSCIGNVDVYLISSFELEKYDFRKLIDSLMENLSEHKRTALIQSMPLCPIL